In Anaerobacillus isosaccharinicus, one genomic interval encodes:
- the polA gene encoding DNA polymerase I, producing the protein MKNKLVLIDGNSIAYRAFFALPLLNNDKGVYTNAVYGFTTMLLKIIEEEKPTHMLVAFDAGKTTFRHKTFVEYKGGRQKTPPELSEQFHLIRELLDVFSVKRFELENYEADDIIGTLAKQVSNEEDWEVKVFSGDKDLLQLVSPKVTVALTRKGISNVDTYDEAFVSEKYGLTPTQIIDMKGLMGDPSDNIPGVPGVGEKTAIKLLKEFGSVEKVLESIDSVSGKKLKENLTENKEKALMSKELATIFCEVPLTITTEELALGEYDETKVVSLFRELDFQSLLDRFDSGEQVLDEEIEELEFTIARDITADMLTENSALVVEVLDENYHEADVLGLAIVNENGRYFISTEQALASDDFKAWAKSKEAKKAIFDAKRAVVALGWKGIELEGINFDLLIASYILDPSASSHEVADIANRKGKRTVALDESIYGKGAKRTIPATEVLAQHLVKKANTIFTLRQEVREELTDNKLKELFYDLEMPLSIILGKMEMTGVKVDIEQLQAMGKDLGEQLNKLEQEIHNLAGVKFNINSPKQLGEVLFEKLNLPVIKKTKTGASTSAEVLEKLADKHEIIPSILHYRQLGKLNSTYIEGLLKVVHNDTAKIHTMFNQALTQTGRLSSTEPNLQNIPIRLEEGRKIRKAFVPSNPGWIMFAADYSQIELRVLAHIANDENLIEAFNQGMDIHTRTAMDVFHVEADAVTDLMRRHAKAVNFGIVYGISDYGLSQSLGITRKEAGKFIDKYLESFPGVRDYMDNIVQEARENGYVTTLLHRRRFLPEITSRNFNLRSFAERTAMNTPIQGTAADIIKKAMVNISERIEQEGLEAKLLLQVHDELIFEAPEHELETLKKIVPEVMESAIELKVPLKVDYAFGSSWYDAK; encoded by the coding sequence TTGAAGAATAAATTAGTATTAATTGATGGTAATAGTATTGCTTATCGAGCATTCTTTGCTCTCCCCCTGTTAAACAATGATAAAGGGGTTTATACAAATGCTGTTTATGGATTTACAACAATGTTACTTAAGATTATTGAAGAAGAAAAACCGACACATATGCTAGTAGCTTTTGACGCTGGCAAAACAACATTTCGTCATAAAACTTTCGTTGAATATAAAGGTGGAAGACAAAAAACTCCACCAGAGCTTTCTGAGCAATTTCATCTCATTCGTGAACTATTAGATGTGTTTTCTGTTAAACGCTTTGAATTGGAAAACTACGAAGCAGATGACATTATCGGAACTCTTGCAAAGCAAGTTAGTAATGAAGAAGATTGGGAAGTAAAGGTTTTCTCAGGCGATAAAGACTTACTACAATTAGTTTCTCCAAAGGTAACCGTTGCATTAACTCGTAAAGGAATTTCAAATGTTGATACATATGATGAAGCTTTTGTTAGTGAAAAGTATGGCCTTACTCCAACACAAATTATTGATATGAAGGGGTTGATGGGTGATCCTTCTGATAATATCCCTGGGGTACCTGGCGTTGGTGAAAAAACAGCGATTAAGTTATTAAAGGAGTTTGGTTCAGTTGAAAAAGTACTTGAATCTATTGATTCCGTTTCAGGAAAAAAGCTAAAAGAGAACTTAACTGAAAATAAAGAAAAAGCTTTAATGAGTAAAGAGCTAGCAACTATTTTTTGTGAAGTACCATTGACTATTACCACCGAAGAACTGGCACTCGGAGAGTACGATGAAACGAAAGTCGTGTCATTGTTTCGCGAGCTTGATTTTCAATCTTTATTAGATCGCTTTGATTCGGGAGAACAGGTATTGGATGAAGAAATCGAAGAACTTGAGTTTACGATTGCAAGAGATATTACTGCTGATATGCTTACAGAAAATTCAGCTCTAGTCGTTGAAGTGTTGGATGAAAATTATCATGAAGCAGATGTTCTTGGACTAGCTATTGTAAACGAAAACGGCCGCTATTTTATATCGACTGAACAAGCATTAGCAAGTGATGACTTTAAAGCTTGGGCAAAAAGTAAGGAAGCTAAGAAAGCAATTTTTGATGCGAAACGAGCAGTTGTTGCATTAGGTTGGAAAGGAATTGAATTAGAAGGAATTAATTTCGACCTTTTAATCGCGTCATATATTCTTGATCCGTCAGCTTCTTCACACGAAGTAGCAGATATTGCCAATCGTAAAGGGAAACGAACTGTTGCTTTAGACGAGTCTATTTATGGTAAAGGGGCAAAACGAACTATTCCTGCTACTGAAGTTTTAGCCCAACACCTTGTGAAAAAGGCGAACACAATTTTTACATTGAGGCAAGAGGTTCGTGAAGAGTTAACAGATAATAAGTTAAAAGAACTCTTTTATGATTTAGAAATGCCTTTATCAATTATTCTAGGAAAAATGGAGATGACTGGAGTTAAAGTCGACATTGAGCAATTACAAGCGATGGGGAAAGACTTAGGAGAACAACTAAACAAGCTAGAGCAAGAAATTCACAATCTTGCTGGAGTTAAATTTAATATTAATTCACCTAAACAGCTTGGAGAAGTTCTCTTTGAGAAACTTAACTTACCTGTAATAAAGAAAACGAAAACTGGTGCTTCAACTTCAGCAGAAGTGTTAGAAAAATTAGCAGATAAACATGAAATAATTCCAAGTATTCTTCATTACCGCCAACTAGGAAAATTGAATTCAACTTATATTGAAGGGTTATTAAAGGTTGTTCATAACGATACAGCGAAAATTCATACGATGTTTAATCAGGCACTGACTCAAACTGGGCGACTAAGCTCGACTGAGCCTAACCTTCAAAACATTCCAATTAGACTAGAGGAAGGCCGGAAAATCAGAAAAGCATTTGTCCCGTCAAACCCTGGCTGGATCATGTTTGCCGCGGATTACTCACAAATTGAACTAAGGGTACTGGCTCATATTGCAAATGATGAAAACTTAATTGAGGCTTTTAATCAAGGAATGGATATTCATACGAGAACAGCAATGGATGTATTCCATGTCGAGGCCGACGCTGTGACAGATTTAATGCGCCGTCATGCTAAAGCCGTAAACTTTGGTATCGTCTATGGAATTAGCGATTACGGGTTATCGCAGAGTCTTGGTATTACGAGAAAAGAAGCAGGGAAATTTATAGACAAATATTTAGAAAGTTTCCCAGGAGTTCGTGATTATATGGATAATATTGTTCAAGAAGCAAGAGAAAACGGATATGTAACAACATTATTACATCGCCGTAGATTTTTGCCTGAAATTACAAGCCGTAATTTTAATTTGCGAAGTTTTGCAGAGCGAACAGCTATGAATACACCAATTCAAGGAACTGCGGCAGATATTATTAAAAAAGCAATGGTTAATATTAGCGAACGAATAGAGCAAGAAGGATTAGAAGCAAAACTACTTTTACAAGTACACGATGAATTGATTTTTGAAGCACCAGAACACGAATTAGAAACGTTGAAAAAAATTGTTCCAGAGGTGATGGAATCCGCAATCGAACTAAAAGTCCCACTAAAAGTAGACTACGCCTTTGGAAGCTCGTGGTATGACGCGAAATAA
- the mutM gene encoding DNA-formamidopyrimidine glycosylase: protein MPELPEVETVKRTLQQLVIGKTIKEITVHWGKIIKRPDDVAQFCHLLIGQTFNNVERRAKFLKFILDDYVVISHLRMEGRYGLHEVNELIDKHTHVIFSFTDGTELRYRDVRKFGTMHLFLKGEEDINLPLAQLGIEPFDEKFQPATLKELFKGTNRKVKVTLLDQSKLVGLGNIYVDEALFRSGIYPERIGKDLTDKELKKLYSEIKATLKEAIGLGGSSVKSYVDGQGEMGMFQQQLFVYGRKGEPCKVCATPIEKTVVGGRGTHYCPKCQKM from the coding sequence ATGCCAGAACTACCTGAGGTTGAGACGGTGAAGCGAACATTACAACAACTTGTAATTGGAAAAACAATTAAGGAAATTACAGTTCACTGGGGGAAAATCATCAAACGACCTGATGATGTTGCTCAGTTTTGCCATTTACTAATTGGTCAAACATTTAATAATGTTGAGAGGCGGGCAAAATTTCTAAAGTTTATTCTTGACGATTATGTTGTAATTTCTCATCTTCGCATGGAAGGTCGGTATGGCTTACATGAGGTGAATGAGCTGATTGATAAACATACACATGTTATTTTTTCATTTACTGATGGGACAGAGCTAAGATATCGTGATGTTCGAAAGTTTGGGACGATGCATCTTTTTCTAAAAGGTGAAGAAGACATAAATCTTCCCTTAGCTCAATTAGGTATTGAGCCTTTTGATGAAAAATTTCAACCAGCAACCTTAAAGGAATTGTTTAAAGGAACAAATCGTAAGGTAAAGGTTACTCTCCTTGATCAATCTAAATTAGTTGGATTAGGAAATATTTATGTTGATGAGGCGCTTTTTCGTTCTGGAATTTACCCCGAACGGATTGGAAAAGATCTAACAGATAAGGAATTGAAGAAGTTGTATAGTGAAATTAAAGCTACCTTAAAGGAAGCAATTGGCCTAGGAGGTAGTTCTGTCAAATCTTACGTAGACGGACAAGGTGAAATGGGTATGTTCCAACAGCAATTGTTCGTTTATGGAAGAAAGGGAGAGCCTTGTAAAGTGTGCGCAACTCCGATTGAAAAAACGGTTGTAGGCGGCAGGGGGACACACTACTGTCCGAAATGTCAGAAAATGTAA
- the ytaF gene encoding sporulation membrane protein YtaF → MVEILSLLLLALAVSLDSFGVGLTYGLRKMKLPFKSLMFIASCSAISILIAMSIGSLIVKYLSPSVAESIGGLILIMIGAWALYQIYRPAKRDIKNKEDAVILNFEIKVLGVVIKILRKPMVADFDNSGTITGREAFFLGIALSLDAFGAGLGAALIGFSPIFMALSVAIMSALCVTLGMKSGYLFSDSKIMHKFSFIPGLLLIILGVFRL, encoded by the coding sequence ATGGTAGAAATTCTTTCCTTACTCTTATTAGCGCTTGCAGTAAGTCTTGATAGCTTTGGAGTTGGATTAACGTATGGTTTGCGGAAAATGAAGCTTCCCTTTAAGTCCTTAATGTTTATTGCTTCATGCTCAGCAATATCCATTCTCATTGCCATGTCTATTGGTAGCTTAATCGTGAAGTATTTATCACCTAGTGTGGCTGAATCGATCGGTGGTTTAATCTTAATTATGATTGGTGCGTGGGCACTTTATCAAATTTATCGCCCAGCAAAAAGGGATATAAAAAATAAGGAAGACGCTGTCATTTTAAACTTTGAAATAAAAGTTTTAGGTGTGGTCATTAAGATTTTACGTAAACCGATGGTTGCCGATTTTGATAATTCAGGAACGATTACAGGTAGAGAGGCTTTTTTCCTTGGGATTGCTCTTTCTCTCGATGCCTTTGGTGCAGGTCTTGGAGCTGCATTAATTGGCTTTTCACCAATATTTATGGCTTTAAGTGTTGCCATAATGAGCGCACTTTGTGTTACTTTAGGAATGAAAAGTGGGTATTTATTTTCTGATTCAAAAATTATGCATAAATTTTCATTTATCCCAGGATTACTACTAATCATTTTAGGTGTTTTCCGCTTATAA
- the coaE gene encoding dephospho-CoA kinase (Dephospho-CoA kinase (CoaE) performs the final step in coenzyme A biosynthesis.) — protein sequence MIIGLTGGIASGKSTVSNMLKDVGIPIVDADVTAREVVEKGEPALGKIIELFGTEILNTEGSLDRKKLGAIVFNDEKKRLTLNDIVHPAIRKRMLEKVEQLKQLGHETIVMDIPLLFESKLTYMVEKIIVVYIDPDLQKARLQKRDQFSEDEALARISAQMPLTEKIALADEVIHNDRSIDETKEQLLTILRKWNCL from the coding sequence ATGATAATTGGATTAACCGGTGGAATTGCTAGTGGAAAAAGTACTGTATCAAATATGTTGAAGGATGTAGGAATACCTATAGTTGATGCTGATGTAACTGCTAGGGAAGTTGTAGAAAAAGGAGAACCAGCTCTGGGAAAAATTATAGAGCTGTTTGGAACTGAAATCTTGAACACTGAGGGGTCCCTAGATCGAAAAAAACTGGGGGCAATTGTCTTTAATGACGAAAAAAAGCGTTTAACATTAAATGATATTGTTCATCCAGCAATTCGAAAAAGGATGCTAGAAAAGGTTGAACAATTGAAACAACTAGGTCACGAAACGATTGTGATGGACATTCCGCTTTTATTTGAAAGTAAATTAACTTATATGGTGGAAAAGATTATTGTCGTTTACATTGACCCTGACTTACAAAAAGCGCGATTGCAGAAAAGGGATCAGTTTTCAGAAGATGAAGCATTAGCCCGAATTTCGGCGCAAATGCCTTTAACGGAAAAAATAGCCCTTGCCGATGAAGTTATCCATAACGATAGGTCGATTGATGAAACAAAAGAACAATTATTAACGATCTTAAGAAAATGGAATTGTTTATAA
- a CDS encoding glyceraldehyde-3-phosphate dehydrogenase codes for MKVKVAINGFGRIGRMVFRKAVLENKLDVVAVNASYPAETLAHLIKYDSIHGQFMGEVKAEADGTLTVNGKTIHLISERDPKKLPWKELNVDIVIEATGKFKSKETASYHIEAGAKKVVITAPGKNEDITIVMGVNEDQYDHQKHEIISNASCTTNCLAPVAKVIDEKFGIESGLMTTIHSYTNDQKNIDNPHKDLRRARACGSSIIPTTTGAAKAISLVLPQLEGKLNGLSLRVPTPNVSLVDLVATVEKDITIDEINQAFEEAANGPLKGVLGFTMEPLVSIDFNGNENSSIIDGLSTMVIGKRQIKVLAWYDNEWGYSCRVVDLVNFVANKIKKHTEIGVS; via the coding sequence ATGAAAGTGAAAGTTGCGATAAATGGTTTTGGAAGAATTGGAAGAATGGTGTTTAGAAAAGCAGTTCTTGAAAATAAATTAGATGTTGTTGCGGTGAATGCTAGTTATCCAGCAGAGACACTTGCACACTTAATTAAATATGATAGTATTCATGGACAATTTATGGGCGAAGTAAAAGCTGAAGCAGATGGAACCCTTACAGTTAACGGTAAAACAATTCATTTAATTAGCGAACGTGACCCAAAGAAGCTACCTTGGAAAGAATTAAATGTTGATATTGTTATTGAAGCTACAGGAAAGTTTAAATCAAAAGAAACAGCTTCATACCATATCGAAGCTGGTGCGAAAAAAGTGGTTATTACTGCTCCAGGTAAAAATGAAGATATTACAATCGTTATGGGTGTAAATGAAGACCAATATGATCACCAAAAACACGAAATTATTTCTAATGCATCTTGTACGACAAACTGTTTAGCGCCAGTTGCTAAAGTTATCGACGAGAAGTTTGGGATTGAAAGCGGATTGATGACAACTATTCATTCCTATACGAATGATCAAAAGAATATAGACAATCCTCACAAGGATTTACGAAGAGCAAGAGCTTGTGGATCTTCAATTATCCCAACAACAACAGGAGCAGCAAAGGCTATTTCATTAGTACTTCCACAATTAGAAGGGAAGTTGAATGGTCTTTCATTACGTGTTCCAACTCCAAACGTATCATTAGTTGATTTAGTTGCAACAGTTGAGAAAGATATTACAATTGATGAAATTAATCAAGCTTTTGAAGAAGCGGCTAATGGTCCATTAAAGGGAGTTTTAGGCTTTACAATGGAACCACTTGTATCGATCGATTTTAATGGAAATGAAAACTCTTCAATCATTGACGGTTTATCAACAATGGTTATTGGGAAAAGGCAAATTAAAGTATTAGCATGGTATGACAATGAGTGGGGATATTCTTGCAGAGTAGTTGACCTAGTGAATTTTGTAGCCAATAAAATCAAGAAACATACGGAGATTGGTGTATCCTAA
- the nrdR gene encoding transcriptional regulator NrdR, giving the protein MRCPACNNNGTRVLDSRPSHEGRSTRRRRECEECNFRFTTFETVEETPLIVVKKDGNREEFSKEKILRGLIRACEKRPVPLQKLEEIVDKVEKDLRNAGAAEVKSGDVGEIVMEYLANVDDVAYVRFASVYRQFKDINVFIDELKDLLQKAETK; this is encoded by the coding sequence ATGCGCTGTCCAGCATGTAATAATAACGGTACTAGAGTGCTCGACTCACGTCCAAGCCACGAAGGTCGCTCAACTAGAAGAAGACGAGAATGCGAGGAATGTAATTTTCGTTTTACCACCTTCGAAACAGTAGAAGAAACACCGTTAATAGTTGTTAAAAAAGATGGAAATCGTGAAGAATTCAGTAAAGAGAAAATCCTTCGTGGCCTTATTCGCGCATGCGAAAAACGCCCAGTGCCACTACAAAAGTTAGAAGAAATTGTTGATAAGGTTGAAAAAGATCTTAGAAATGCTGGTGCCGCTGAGGTGAAAAGTGGGGATGTTGGTGAAATTGTCATGGAGTATTTAGCAAATGTGGACGACGTAGCCTACGTTCGTTTCGCATCTGTGTATCGACAGTTCAAAGACATTAACGTGTTTATAGATGAATTAAAAGATCTTTTACAAAAAGCAGAAACGAAATAA
- a CDS encoding replication initiation and membrane attachment family protein: MALHWMHLLPIDRYVVRTSSFINGVDRKIITLLYQPLIGAIAHSLYFALESELEKDQYLSNETTHKTLMTMMGLPLDKIYEERKKLEGIGLLNVYKQKQNDEINYLYELQKPFSPQDFFKDDVLSVYLYNRVGKYRYLQLRDRFTINKVNKEEYQDVTMSFSDVFTSLHHSEISSQQGEISTSLTIDHQQDIVNNDASNSSYKILEEAFDFSLLIAHLSNMINPKTLLTEKVKETIVRLAFVYRIDPYEMSKVIQDSLLHDDTVDIDVLREKVKNWYKFTYESEPPALGLRTHPEKYRTMSGKKPTTEEEEMIVLYETESPLTLFESLSNGAKVSMSDMKIVESLILDYKLLPGVANVLIYYVLKIDDNKFSKAYVEKIAGQWARQDIKTVTEAMALAKGEYKKRLEREQGFAQTAATKETPVKQRQNNANRFVRKDRLPKWLTEEKKQTKPNQDDDITKVKEELEEKIKRLKSQRKQEG; the protein is encoded by the coding sequence ATGGCGTTACACTGGATGCATTTATTACCTATTGATCGTTATGTCGTTCGTACAAGTTCATTCATTAATGGGGTAGATCGGAAAATTATTACGCTTTTATATCAACCGCTTATTGGTGCGATTGCCCACAGTCTTTATTTTGCTTTAGAAAGTGAACTAGAAAAAGACCAATATTTGAGTAATGAAACGACACATAAAACATTAATGACGATGATGGGACTTCCTTTAGATAAAATTTATGAAGAACGGAAGAAGTTAGAAGGAATTGGACTTCTTAATGTTTACAAGCAAAAACAAAATGATGAAATTAATTATTTATACGAACTGCAAAAGCCATTTAGCCCTCAAGATTTCTTCAAAGATGATGTGTTAAGTGTTTATTTATACAATCGGGTCGGAAAATACCGTTATCTTCAATTACGAGATCGTTTTACGATTAATAAAGTGAACAAAGAGGAGTATCAAGATGTTACGATGTCATTTAGTGATGTATTTACTTCATTACATCATTCAGAAATTTCATCGCAGCAAGGGGAAATATCAACTTCTCTGACAATCGACCATCAACAAGATATTGTTAATAATGATGCCTCCAACAGTTCATACAAAATATTAGAAGAGGCTTTTGACTTTTCATTACTAATCGCGCATTTATCAAACATGATTAATCCTAAAACATTGTTAACTGAAAAGGTGAAGGAGACAATCGTTCGCCTAGCTTTCGTTTATCGAATTGACCCATATGAAATGAGTAAGGTCATTCAAGATTCTTTACTTCATGACGATACTGTTGATATTGATGTTTTAAGGGAAAAGGTGAAAAATTGGTACAAGTTCACCTACGAAAGTGAACCACCAGCTTTAGGACTTCGAACCCATCCTGAAAAATATCGAACAATGTCAGGGAAAAAGCCAACAACTGAAGAAGAAGAAATGATTGTCTTATATGAGACAGAATCACCTTTAACCTTATTTGAAAGTCTTTCAAATGGAGCGAAGGTATCAATGAGTGATATGAAAATTGTCGAATCATTAATTTTAGACTATAAACTGTTGCCAGGCGTTGCAAATGTATTAATCTATTATGTTTTAAAAATTGATGATAATAAGTTTTCAAAGGCATATGTCGAAAAAATTGCTGGGCAATGGGCAAGACAAGATATTAAGACTGTCACAGAGGCAATGGCATTAGCTAAAGGCGAATACAAAAAACGTCTTGAGCGAGAGCAAGGATTTGCTCAAACTGCAGCTACGAAAGAAACGCCAGTAAAACAAAGACAAAATAATGCCAATCGGTTTGTCAGAAAAGATCGTCTTCCAAAATGGCTAACAGAAGAGAAAAAGCAAACGAAACCAAACCAAGATGATGATATTACAAAAGTAAAAGAAGAACTAGAAGAAAAGATAAAACGGTTAAAGTCACAACGAAAACAGGAGGGATAG
- the dnaI gene encoding primosomal protein DnaI → MESIQQTFQKMKNSKSILGHFERLKEDVLSDKWVNEFITANPELPESELDRNISRLFEFRNERKNCSICMSLQSCPNMMKGYQPELYVERQQVQIRYNVCQKKLKADESKRQHSLIKSLFIPKEILAATFDQLDQDNRSRIVAIAKAVEFATTTTPGETGKGLYLHGKFGVGKTYIMGAIANELAERNISTMLVYTPDFFRELKSGIHDGSYNVKLDLVKKVPVLILDDLGAETMSSWVRDDILGVILQHRMLEKLPTLYTSNYDFDELEEHLAYSQKGGIEQLKSKRIMERIRHFAEPVFIEGENRRGM, encoded by the coding sequence TTGGAATCAATCCAACAAACATTTCAAAAAATGAAAAATTCCAAAAGTATATTAGGTCATTTTGAACGCTTAAAGGAAGATGTTCTTTCGGACAAATGGGTGAATGAATTTATCACGGCTAATCCAGAACTTCCTGAAAGTGAATTAGACCGGAACATCTCTCGCTTATTTGAGTTTCGTAACGAGCGAAAAAATTGCTCAATCTGTATGAGTTTACAATCATGTCCAAACATGATGAAAGGCTATCAGCCTGAACTTTATGTTGAAAGACAACAAGTTCAAATTCGCTATAACGTATGTCAAAAAAAATTGAAGGCCGATGAAAGCAAACGTCAGCATTCTCTTATCAAAAGCTTATTTATTCCGAAAGAAATCCTAGCTGCTACGTTTGATCAACTTGATCAAGACAACCGTTCACGTATTGTTGCGATTGCAAAAGCGGTTGAATTTGCTACAACAACAACTCCCGGGGAAACAGGTAAAGGTCTTTATCTACATGGGAAGTTTGGTGTAGGGAAGACATATATTATGGGCGCTATCGCAAATGAACTAGCTGAAAGAAACATCTCAACAATGCTTGTTTACACCCCTGACTTTTTCCGTGAATTAAAAAGTGGAATTCATGATGGTTCTTATAATGTAAAACTTGATTTAGTTAAAAAAGTTCCAGTCCTTATTTTAGACGATCTCGGAGCAGAAACAATGTCTAGTTGGGTAAGAGATGATATATTAGGAGTAATTTTACAACATAGAATGCTAGAAAAGTTGCCAACTCTATATACGTCTAATTATGACTTTGATGAATTAGAGGAACACTTAGCGTACTCGCAAAAAGGCGGAATAGAGCAACTAAAATCAAAACGAATTATGGAACGCATCCGTCATTTCGCAGAGCCAGTCTTTATCGAAGGAGAAAATCGTAGAGGGATGTAG
- the mqnC gene encoding cyclic dehypoxanthinyl futalosine synthase has translation MTIDHILERAVKGERLTIEDAILLYESNETEKIGAAANEVMKKWHPEPVTTFVIGRNINYTNFCDTYCRFCAFYRPPGHEDGYVLDDDVILQKIQETVDVNGTEILMQGGTHPDLPLSYYTNLLQKIKERFPNITMHSFSPAEVWKMVEVSGLSLKEVLLQLKEAGLDSIPGGGAEILDDRTRQKISKQKGSWEKWIECMKMVKTVGMHGTATMVIGFGESYQERALHLQRVRDAQDESTCFLAFIPWTFQPDNTNLKAEKVTPDEYLKNLAISRLFLDNIPNFQSSWVTMGPEIGKKSLSYGCNDFGSTMMEENVVSAAGATHKVNSNLILRLIREAGKVPAQRDTKYNTLHIFEEEEQTDKDFVMQN, from the coding sequence ATGACAATTGATCATATCTTAGAGCGTGCCGTTAAAGGTGAGCGTCTAACAATAGAAGATGCAATTCTGCTATATGAAAGTAACGAAACGGAAAAGATCGGTGCTGCAGCCAATGAGGTAATGAAAAAGTGGCATCCAGAACCTGTAACTACATTTGTCATTGGACGAAATATTAACTATACAAATTTTTGTGATACGTATTGCCGTTTTTGCGCTTTTTATCGACCACCTGGGCATGAAGATGGTTATGTTTTAGATGATGATGTTATTTTACAAAAAATTCAAGAAACAGTTGATGTTAATGGAACTGAGATTTTAATGCAAGGCGGAACTCATCCTGATCTTCCACTTAGCTACTATACTAATCTTTTACAGAAAATTAAGGAACGCTTTCCTAATATTACGATGCATTCATTTTCGCCAGCAGAAGTTTGGAAAATGGTTGAGGTTTCAGGGTTAAGTTTAAAAGAAGTTCTATTACAACTGAAAGAAGCTGGTCTTGATTCGATCCCTGGTGGTGGAGCGGAAATATTAGATGACCGCACAAGACAAAAAATTAGTAAGCAAAAAGGTTCTTGGGAAAAGTGGATCGAGTGTATGAAGATGGTGAAAACGGTTGGAATGCATGGAACAGCCACGATGGTTATTGGTTTTGGTGAGTCGTACCAAGAAAGAGCTTTACATCTTCAGCGTGTCCGTGATGCTCAAGATGAGTCTACCTGCTTCCTAGCGTTTATCCCATGGACATTCCAGCCAGATAATACGAACCTTAAAGCAGAGAAGGTAACTCCAGATGAATATTTAAAGAATTTAGCGATTTCAAGGTTATTCTTAGATAATATTCCTAACTTCCAATCGTCATGGGTAACAATGGGACCTGAAATTGGGAAGAAATCTCTATCTTATGGGTGTAATGATTTTGGTAGTACAATGATGGAAGAGAATGTTGTTTCAGCAGCTGGAGCAACGCATAAAGTAAATTCAAACTTGATCTTAAGACTAATTCGTGAAGCTGGTAAAGTGCCTGCACAACGTGATACAAAGTACAATACCCTTCATATTTTTGAAGAAGAAGAACAAACAGATAAAGATTTTGTTATGCAAAATTAA
- the ytxC gene encoding putative sporulation protein YtxC yields the protein MIEIYLQNKLDRYYFFKNFKAGLHAFIKNGVVELSLAGDRLIIKVEESFDFDETIKPVITELLKKHVIETKEEIWLLDIIQNIFFYDGREEQSEILAMAKSILSGERLDLPNVTKLFQTEKIIHDAFMDFLTRDCNFCYESFLTFRLRGYLDKLIDCVEMAIDEYQLEQEYQNLVETFRYYLKKKAPKLTCVHLVIDDNFTFYDEYFHQLPSERLEEYLDRGIIFEKGIPIQEMVISPLVSIAPQEIHLYSDEIDNGVIHSIQNIFQERVKLYSKNVFWQNNLMT from the coding sequence TTGATAGAGATTTATTTACAAAATAAGCTCGATCGTTATTATTTTTTTAAAAACTTTAAGGCTGGACTTCATGCCTTTATAAAAAATGGAGTAGTAGAACTTTCACTAGCAGGTGACAGACTAATTATAAAAGTTGAAGAAAGTTTTGACTTTGATGAAACGATAAAGCCGGTCATTACAGAATTACTTAAAAAACATGTTATCGAGACAAAAGAAGAAATTTGGCTTTTAGATATTATCCAAAATATTTTTTTCTACGATGGGCGAGAAGAACAGTCAGAGATATTAGCGATGGCTAAATCAATTCTTTCAGGAGAACGTTTAGATCTTCCGAATGTAACAAAACTTTTTCAAACTGAAAAAATAATTCATGATGCTTTTATGGATTTTTTAACGAGGGATTGTAACTTTTGTTATGAATCATTTTTAACATTCCGTTTACGTGGGTATTTAGATAAATTAATTGATTGTGTTGAGATGGCTATTGATGAATATCAGTTAGAGCAAGAATATCAAAACTTGGTGGAGACTTTTCGCTATTATTTAAAAAAGAAAGCACCAAAACTAACTTGTGTACATCTTGTCATCGACGATAACTTCACTTTTTATGATGAGTATTTTCACCAGCTTCCTAGTGAGAGACTTGAGGAATACTTAGATCGAGGGATCATTTTTGAAAAGGGGATTCCTATTCAAGAGATGGTCATTAGTCCACTTGTAAGCATTGCCCCACAGGAAATACACTTATACAGCGATGAGATTGACAACGGAGTCATCCATTCTATTCAAAATATTTTTCAAGAGCGAGTAAAACTTTACAGTAAAAATGTATTTTGGCAAAATAATTTAATGACATAA